Proteins from one Hydrogenophaga sp. SL48 genomic window:
- a CDS encoding chloride channel protein → MKGEPDFLQNVRNEIGDGRQWLDRTIVIVYAVLAGLSIVVFTLLADAAFDLYQGLRSSAWWAPLLWTPALTALIVWSVRRWAPGTAGSGVPQVLTALAPETPIASRSRFVSLKLSMVKIVAVSGGLLAGLSIGRQGPSVQIAAGVMLHAKRWLSPKTDISTRELLVAGGAVGIAAAFNTPLGGIVFAIEELSRRLQDRSSGLMLAAIVVGGLVSVSAFGNLSYFGRVRAENLSWWVLIGPALVVSVASGLLGGLMSRLLLASFTGLPDRFCAYRRKRPVIFAAGCGLVVAVIAVITQGDAVGVGHHNTHALLAPDGGEHHRPLVFTGLKFIASWLSSWAGVPAGMFGPSLSIGAGLGADVAWLFDSPHAPALIALGMCGFLAAVTQTPITAMIIVMEMTDGHSMVLSLITCALLSSLVSRMISRPLYSTMSILMMRSLRGAPMDGTHSGHVPLESPPAAGSAPR, encoded by the coding sequence ATGAAAGGCGAACCGGACTTCCTGCAGAACGTGCGCAACGAGATCGGCGACGGGCGGCAGTGGCTGGACCGGACCATCGTGATCGTCTACGCGGTGCTCGCGGGCCTGTCCATCGTCGTGTTCACGCTGCTGGCTGACGCGGCCTTTGACCTCTACCAGGGCCTGCGCAGTTCGGCCTGGTGGGCGCCACTGCTATGGACACCGGCGCTCACCGCGCTGATCGTCTGGTCGGTGCGGCGCTGGGCGCCGGGCACGGCCGGCTCGGGCGTGCCGCAGGTGCTCACGGCGCTGGCGCCAGAGACCCCCATCGCCAGCCGTTCCCGGTTTGTCTCGCTGAAGCTGTCCATGGTCAAGATCGTGGCGGTTTCGGGCGGCTTGCTGGCGGGTCTGTCGATCGGCCGGCAGGGCCCTTCCGTGCAGATCGCCGCCGGCGTGATGCTGCACGCCAAACGCTGGCTGTCCCCCAAGACCGACATCAGCACTCGCGAACTGCTGGTGGCGGGCGGCGCTGTCGGCATCGCCGCCGCCTTCAACACGCCGCTGGGCGGCATCGTGTTCGCCATCGAGGAGCTGTCGCGCCGCCTGCAGGATCGCAGCAGCGGCCTGATGCTGGCCGCCATCGTGGTGGGCGGCCTGGTGTCGGTCTCGGCCTTCGGCAACCTCTCGTACTTCGGTCGTGTGCGGGCCGAGAACCTGTCCTGGTGGGTGTTGATCGGGCCGGCGCTGGTGGTGTCGGTGGCCAGCGGCCTGCTCGGCGGGTTGATGTCGCGCCTGCTGCTGGCCTCGTTCACCGGCCTGCCCGACCGCTTCTGTGCCTACCGGCGCAAACGACCGGTGATCTTCGCGGCCGGGTGCGGGTTGGTCGTGGCGGTGATCGCGGTGATCACCCAGGGCGATGCCGTGGGCGTGGGCCACCACAACACCCACGCGCTGCTGGCGCCCGACGGTGGCGAACACCACCGCCCGCTGGTGTTCACCGGACTGAAATTCATCGCGTCGTGGCTGTCGTCCTGGGCCGGGGTGCCCGCCGGCATGTTCGGCCCCAGCCTGTCGATCGGTGCGGGGCTGGGCGCCGACGTGGCCTGGCTGTTCGACTCGCCGCACGCGCCAGCCCTCATCGCGCTGGGCATGTGCGGCTTTCTGGCGGCGGTGACGCAGACCCCGATCACGGCCATGATCATCGTGATGGAGATGACCGACGGCCACAGCATGGTGCTCAGCCTGATCACCTGTGCGCTGCTCTCCAGCCTGGTCTCGCGCATGATCAGCCGGCCGCTCTACAGCACCATGTCCATTCTGATGATGCGTTCGCTGCGCGGGGCACCCATGGACGGCACCCACAGCGGGCATGTGCCGCTGGAGAGCCCGCCGGCCGCCGGATCAGCGCCGCGCTGA